The proteins below are encoded in one region of Pseudomonas putida S13.1.2:
- a CDS encoding TIGR00730 family Rossman fold protein: MPVRSVCVFCGASIGANPAYREAAIALGQAIARRGLTLVYGGGAVGLMGTVADAAMAAGGEVIGIIPESLMNAEIGHKGLSRLEVVDGMHARKARMAELSDAFIALPGGLGTLEELFEVWTWGQLGYHAKPLGLLDVNGFYEKLGGFLDHIVEEGFVRPQHRAMLLLGQQPDALLDGMDRFVAPVVPKWVDKQPD, translated from the coding sequence TTCTGCGGCGCCAGCATCGGCGCCAACCCTGCCTACCGTGAAGCCGCCATCGCACTTGGCCAGGCCATTGCGCGTCGCGGCCTGACCCTGGTCTATGGCGGCGGTGCGGTCGGCCTGATGGGCACCGTAGCCGACGCGGCCATGGCGGCCGGTGGCGAAGTGATCGGGATCATTCCCGAAAGCCTGATGAACGCCGAAATCGGCCACAAGGGCCTCAGCCGCCTGGAAGTGGTCGACGGCATGCATGCACGCAAGGCACGCATGGCCGAGCTGAGCGATGCCTTCATCGCCCTGCCGGGTGGGCTGGGTACGCTGGAAGAACTGTTCGAAGTCTGGACCTGGGGGCAACTGGGCTATCACGCCAAGCCACTGGGGCTGCTGGATGTGAACGGCTTCTACGAGAAACTGGGCGGGTTCCTCGACCATATCGTCGAAGAAGGCTTTGTGCGGCCGCAACATCGGGCGATGTTGCTGCTGGGGCAGCAGCCGGACGCGCTGCTGGACGGGATGGACCGTTTTGTGGCGCCGGTGGTGCCGAAGTGGGTCGACAAGCAGCCTGATTGA
- a CDS encoding YgiQ family radical SAM protein, with protein sequence MQAAKPLYDYPKYWAECFGPAPFLPMSRQEMDLLGWDSCDIIIVTGDAYVDHPSFGMAIIGRLLEAQGFRVGIIAQPNWQSKDDFMKLGEPNLFFGVAAGNMDSMINRYTADKKIRSDDAYTPGGLAGSRPDRASLVYSQRCKEAYKHVPIVLGGIEASLRRIAHYDYWQDKVRHSILIDASADILLFGNAERAVVEVAQRLASGETIESITDIRGTAFVRRDTPQGWYEIDSTRIDRPGRVDKIINPYVNTQDTQACAIEQAKGDQEDPNEAKVVQILDSPAVTREKSVIRLPSFEKVRNDPVLYAHANRVLHLETNPGNARALVQKHGEVDVWFNPPPIPMTTEEMDYVFGMPYARVPHPAYGKERIPAYEMIRFSVNIMRGCFGGCTFCSITEHEGRIIQNRSHESILHEIEEMRDKVPGFTGVVSDLGGPTANMYRIACKSHEIEKHCRKPSCVFPGICENLNTDHSSLIELYRKARALPGVKKILIASGLRYDLAVESPEYVKELVTHHVGGYLKIAPEHTERGPLDKMMKPGIGSYDRFKRMFEKYSKEAGKEQYLIPYFIAAHPGTTDEDMMNLALWLKGNGFRADQVQAFYPSPMASATAMYHSGKNPLRKVTYKSEGVEIVKSDEQRRLHKAFLRYHDPKGWPMLREALERMGRADLIGPGKHQLIPLHQPQSDTYQSARRKNSTPAGSHKVGKDQKILTQHTGLPPRGSDGSKPWDKREKAKAEAFARNQQAAKERKEAAKGGKGNKKPRQPVIPR encoded by the coding sequence ATGCAAGCAGCCAAACCACTCTACGACTATCCCAAGTACTGGGCCGAATGCTTCGGGCCAGCACCTTTCCTGCCGATGAGCAGGCAGGAGATGGATCTGCTCGGCTGGGATTCCTGCGACATCATCATCGTGACCGGTGATGCCTACGTCGACCATCCGTCGTTCGGCATGGCCATCATCGGCCGCCTGCTGGAAGCCCAGGGCTTTCGCGTAGGTATCATCGCCCAGCCGAACTGGCAGTCGAAAGACGACTTCATGAAGCTTGGCGAGCCGAACCTGTTCTTCGGCGTGGCCGCGGGCAACATGGACTCCATGATCAACCGCTACACCGCCGACAAAAAGATCCGTTCCGACGATGCCTATACCCCTGGTGGCCTGGCAGGCAGCCGTCCGGACCGCGCCAGCCTGGTGTACAGCCAGCGCTGTAAGGAAGCCTACAAGCATGTGCCGATCGTACTCGGCGGCATCGAGGCTTCGCTGCGCCGCATCGCCCACTACGACTACTGGCAGGACAAGGTGCGTCACTCGATCCTGATCGACGCCAGCGCCGACATCCTGCTGTTCGGCAACGCCGAGCGTGCGGTGGTGGAAGTGGCCCAGCGCCTGGCCAGTGGCGAGACGATCGAGAGCATCACTGACATCCGCGGCACCGCGTTCGTGCGCCGTGATACCCCGCAGGGCTGGTACGAGATCGACTCCACCCGCATCGACCGCCCGGGCCGCGTCGACAAGATCATCAACCCGTACGTGAACACCCAGGACACCCAGGCCTGCGCCATCGAGCAGGCCAAGGGCGACCAGGAAGACCCGAACGAAGCCAAGGTGGTGCAGATTCTCGACAGCCCGGCCGTGACCCGGGAAAAGTCGGTAATCCGCCTGCCTTCGTTCGAAAAGGTGCGTAACGACCCGGTGCTCTATGCCCACGCCAACCGCGTGCTGCACCTGGAGACCAACCCGGGCAACGCCCGCGCCCTGGTGCAGAAGCACGGCGAAGTGGATGTGTGGTTCAACCCGCCACCCATCCCCATGACCACCGAAGAAATGGACTACGTGTTCGGCATGCCTTACGCCCGTGTGCCGCACCCGGCCTATGGCAAGGAGCGCATCCCGGCCTACGAGATGATCCGTTTCTCGGTGAACATCATGCGTGGCTGCTTTGGTGGCTGCACCTTCTGCTCGATCACCGAGCATGAAGGCCGCATCATCCAGAACCGCTCGCACGAGTCGATCCTGCACGAGATCGAAGAAATGCGCGACAAGGTGCCGGGCTTCACCGGCGTGGTCTCCGACCTTGGCGGGCCGACCGCCAACATGTACCGCATCGCCTGCAAGAGCCATGAAATCGAGAAGCACTGCCGCAAGCCGTCGTGCGTGTTCCCGGGTATCTGCGAAAACCTCAACACCGACCACAGCTCGCTGATTGAGCTGTACCGCAAGGCGCGCGCCCTGCCAGGTGTGAAGAAGATCCTGATCGCCTCGGGCCTGCGCTATGACCTGGCCGTGGAGTCGCCGGAGTACGTCAAGGAACTGGTAACCCACCATGTTGGCGGCTACCTGAAGATTGCCCCGGAGCACACCGAGCGTGGCCCGCTGGACAAGATGATGAAGCCGGGCATCGGCTCCTACGACCGCTTCAAGCGTATGTTCGAGAAATACTCGAAAGAGGCGGGCAAGGAGCAATACCTGATCCCGTACTTCATCGCCGCACACCCGGGCACCACCGACGAAGACATGATGAACCTGGCCCTGTGGCTGAAGGGCAACGGCTTCCGCGCCGACCAGGTGCAGGCGTTCTACCCGTCGCCGATGGCATCGGCCACGGCCATGTACCACTCGGGCAAGAACCCGCTGCGCAAGGTGACCTACAAGAGTGAAGGGGTTGAGATCGTCAAGAGCGACGAGCAACGCCGCCTGCACAAGGCGTTTTTGCGCTACCACGACCCGAAGGGCTGGCCGATGCTGCGTGAAGCCCTGGAGCGTATGGGCCGCGCCGACCTGATTGGGCCGGGCAAGCACCAGCTGATCCCGTTGCACCAGCCGCAATCCGACACGTATCAGAGCGCGCGCCGCAAGAACTCGACGCCAGCGGGCAGCCACAAGGTGGGCAAGGACCAGAAGATCCTCACCCAGCACACCGGCCTGCCACCGCGTGGCAGCGATGGCAGCAAGCCGTGGGACAAGCGTGAGAAGGCCAAGGCCGAGGCGTTTGCGCGTAACCAGCAGGCGGCCAAGGAACGCAAGGAAGCAGCCAAGGGCGGCAAGGGTAACAAGAAGCCGCGTCAGCCCGTTATTCCGCGCTGA